Proteins encoded by one window of Patescibacteria group bacterium:
- a CDS encoding M23 family metallopeptidase, whose amino-acid sequence MSTNKSFFRKKKGTFLQLEKLLSKLPQILLIGEREVEELGRQQLILFGLENSRSSSFSSDFFVFCYFLVQFLGRKLRILALAPFSGVKFLYCFGKDCKQYLVQNLVWGGGRLFAPVTRFGILVFALGVFVLGGTGLVRSKSIYTAFDKDGDILAHSVSSSPVSFTNTPSGDPIEYVVKEGDTLSSIGDQFKVSIASIRYVNDLGNVNYIKPGQKLTIPPVSGILHTVEKGDTVRSLANKYDVAPQSIVDFNYLFHPFNLEVGQVIVVPGGSVPEQEPATSHLASGRTSTRQQEVTPSVGTGQFSWPTNSRGISQYFHRWHPAIDISRFSPIYAIDSGTVVEARYSGWNYGYGKLVRIDHGNGYTSLYAHLSSVKVQPGQNVSRGQIIGNMGNTGRSFGTHLHLEITYQGRHINPLSVL is encoded by the coding sequence ATGAGTACCAACAAGTCCTTTTTTAGGAAGAAGAAAGGTACTTTTCTACAACTTGAGAAATTGCTGTCAAAGCTCCCTCAGATATTGTTAATTGGAGAACGAGAGGTAGAGGAACTAGGGCGGCAGCAGTTGATTCTTTTTGGTCTTGAAAATTCCAGATCCTCTTCCTTTTCTTCTGACTTCTTTGTTTTTTGTTATTTTTTAGTCCAGTTTTTGGGAAGGAAACTGCGGATACTAGCTTTAGCACCTTTTTCTGGGGTTAAATTTTTGTATTGTTTTGGTAAAGATTGCAAGCAATATTTGGTGCAGAATCTAGTGTGGGGTGGTGGTCGTTTGTTTGCACCTGTAACCAGGTTTGGAATTCTTGTTTTTGCTCTGGGAGTTTTTGTGCTTGGTGGAACAGGTTTAGTTCGAAGTAAGAGTATTTACACAGCTTTTGACAAAGATGGTGATATACTTGCTCATTCGGTAAGTTCTTCTCCCGTATCTTTTACAAATACTCCTTCAGGTGACCCGATTGAATATGTTGTCAAGGAGGGAGATACCCTATCTTCTATTGGTGATCAGTTTAAGGTTAGCATTGCTAGTATTCGATATGTAAATGACTTGGGAAATGTTAATTATATTAAGCCGGGTCAGAAATTAACTATTCCTCCTGTAAGTGGGATTCTTCATACTGTTGAGAAGGGAGATACAGTTCGGAGTCTAGCAAATAAGTATGATGTTGCTCCTCAGAGTATTGTTGACTTTAATTATCTTTTTCATCCCTTTAATTTAGAGGTTGGGCAAGTAATTGTAGTACCTGGCGGAAGTGTGCCTGAACAGGAGCCTGCTACCTCCCACCTTGCATCTGGTCGGACATCTACACGGCAGCAGGAAGTAACACCTTCTGTAGGTACAGGTCAATTTTCCTGGCCCACTAATAGTAGAGGTATTAGCCAATACTTTCACCGATGGCATCCTGCTATTGATATTTCGAGATTTAGTCCTATTTATGCAATTGACAGTGGTACAGTGGTTGAAGCTCGGTATAGTGGTTGGAATTATGGCTATGGTAAGTTGGTACGGATAGATCACGGCAATGGTTATACGTCTTTGTATGCTCATCTTTCTTCAGTTAAAGTACAACCGGGACAAAATGTAAGCCGCGGGCAAATTATTGGAAATATGGGTAATACTGGTCGATCTTTTGGAACACACCTTCACTTAGAGATAACTTATCAAGGACGGCATATTAATCCTCTCTCTGTACTTTAG
- a CDS encoding DUF11 domain-containing protein — MKIKKFVKTTVAFAVLFGFGLFVAREVATLGVEADASGGVIEDSSNVFRAANITQGETEYSSEINAKPGEAIQFMAMVHLGAENTSAEDVRVRVDLDDSKIVANGKYELVAKTYINSSENDVRDSAKVVVPSNQDLVFIPEHGVIVTSNGNLPSNVSKTPYEWSNPDELFKDGVDLGSVESISTVYISFKAYVSNKTADMTISKEVANVTQADGKWHKSVWADAGDRVRFQIVVKNTGGSELNDVLITDSLPAGLTYIKGSSEYSTPYSNGFKKLADSWITGEGGVSQANLGKLSSGEGYNAIIVFDTRIDEKELEDCVTYTNVAQAKANEYPNWIYGEAAVDVCFEKEEKVTDLEIEKFVKWEDTDDWYESIDKDTHLFDPEELVEYKIVVRNKGNADAHNVTVKDEAPTYISWEKGDGDWDSDNRKIKFDLGTVKAGEEISLDYISKVFDEEDLPFTDRMQKNVATLYEDSDRIDDDHTQVWINGPEIKAAKVEREVKELPEAGADSLGLLLIAVGMVITGWGLRKCSWAWSRKIR; from the coding sequence ATGAAAATAAAGAAATTTGTTAAAACTACCGTTGCTTTTGCAGTTCTTTTTGGTTTTGGTTTGTTTGTTGCCCGTGAGGTCGCTACTTTGGGGGTGGAGGCTGATGCTTCAGGAGGTGTGATTGAGGACAGTTCCAATGTTTTTCGTGCTGCAAATATTACCCAAGGCGAGACTGAATATAGTAGCGAGATTAATGCTAAGCCGGGCGAAGCAATTCAGTTTATGGCAATGGTGCACCTTGGTGCTGAGAATACCAGCGCAGAGGATGTGCGCGTTCGTGTTGATCTAGATGATTCCAAGATTGTTGCTAACGGTAAGTATGAGTTGGTTGCCAAGACTTACATTAATTCTTCAGAAAATGATGTTCGGGATAGTGCAAAAGTGGTAGTTCCTTCTAATCAGGATTTAGTGTTTATTCCTGAGCACGGTGTAATTGTTACTTCTAACGGTAATTTGCCCTCCAATGTTTCCAAAACTCCTTATGAGTGGTCCAATCCGGATGAGCTTTTTAAAGATGGGGTGGACCTAGGCTCTGTAGAAAGTATTTCCACAGTTTATATAAGTTTTAAGGCATATGTTTCAAATAAAACTGCGGATATGACTATTAGTAAAGAGGTTGCGAATGTTACGCAAGCGGATGGCAAATGGCACAAATCTGTGTGGGCAGATGCTGGAGACCGTGTCAGGTTCCAAATTGTAGTGAAGAATACGGGAGGCAGTGAACTTAATGATGTTTTGATTACAGATAGCCTCCCCGCAGGTCTGACTTATATTAAGGGGAGTTCGGAATACTCCACTCCTTACAGCAATGGGTTTAAGAAGCTTGCGGATAGTTGGATTACGGGGGAGGGGGGGGTTTCTCAGGCTAATCTTGGGAAACTTTCTTCAGGGGAGGGTTACAACGCAATTATTGTATTTGATACGCGTATCGATGAAAAAGAGTTGGAGGACTGTGTAACATATACAAATGTTGCCCAGGCTAAGGCTAATGAGTACCCAAATTGGATTTATGGTGAAGCAGCAGTTGATGTTTGTTTTGAAAAAGAAGAAAAAGTAACAGATCTTGAAATTGAAAAATTTGTAAAATGGGAGGATACAGATGATTGGTACGAAAGTATTGATAAAGATACGCATCTTTTTGATCCCGAAGAGTTAGTAGAGTACAAGATTGTTGTTAGGAATAAGGGTAATGCCGACGCACACAATGTAACAGTTAAGGATGAAGCACCAACATATATTTCTTGGGAAAAGGGAGATGGGGATTGGGATTCTGATAATCGTAAAATAAAATTCGACCTTGGGACTGTAAAAGCAGGGGAAGAGATCAGCTTGGATTATATTTCAAAAGTTTTTGACGAGGAAGACCTTCCCTTTACTGATAGGATGCAGAAGAATGTTGCTACTTTGTACGAGGATAGTGATCGTATAGATGATGATCACACCCAAGTTTGGATAAACGGACCAGAGATCAAAGCTGCGAAGGTGGAAAGGGAGGTAAAAGAACTTCCCGAGGCGGGTGCCGACAGTTTAGGTTTATTGCTAATTGCTGTGGGAATGGTTATTACTGGTTGGGGGCTTCGAAAGTGCTCCTGGGCGTGGAGTAGAAAAATTAGGTAG
- a CDS encoding ATP-dependent Clp protease ATP-binding subunit, with protein sequence MFDTYIDKWEWTNDPVELKDLVGIAYDEARRLESSYVGTEHLLLGLIRLRSPKHLGFAREEIRNLSGIPTPELQKDMSSNTPLLDSFGTDLVQLAREGSVGPLFERSGILSQLERILLRKEKNSPVLVGESGVGKTCLVESLAAKIAREEVPTQLMDKKIVRFELPRFLGALSPRKGLETGFSSLLAEVEEVGDVILFIDDLHYLMGKSSIVEISSSLVNVLKDALTLGKVQIIGATTTESYNKHLEFDEALIRRLEYVLVKEPSPEETLQILNTVYSQLENYHGVAYNEGVIEETINLTNRYMPNQYFPDKAVEVLDDLGAEVRVRESMQGEYRKARSGLREVTSDLEEAMEKQKWDHALDLRERKNILREKLDDFNSLQERVSVEKGMVASVISKKTGIPLMDLRLNEEKRLENMEDILKSQVIGQDHAVHSLAKALRRSRVGLTDPRRPIGSFLFLGPTGVGKTELARALAEFLFGSSHRLVRFDMSEFRERHTTSRLIGAPPGYVGFGQGGELTERVRQEPYNIVLFDEMEKAHPEVLNLLLQIMEEGELRDGQGRVTDFSNTIVILTSNVGAELINKGELGFVADQREVTEYENTKERLLENLKKQVRPEFLNRFSDILVFRSLSEGDLIKIVDLRIDELRERMNSRGLELKITGAAKKLLTKLGYSKEYGARPLQRVIENQIEAPVSEKIVSGEITQGDLVKVRARKGAIDICLE encoded by the coding sequence ATGTTTGATACTTATATTGATAAATGGGAGTGGACAAACGACCCTGTTGAGTTAAAGGATTTGGTAGGTATTGCGTACGATGAGGCAAGGAGACTGGAAAGTTCATATGTAGGGACAGAACATCTTCTGTTGGGTCTTATAAGGCTTCGTTCTCCCAAACACTTGGGTTTTGCAAGAGAGGAGATACGTAACCTTTCTGGAATTCCAACACCGGAACTTCAAAAGGACATGTCTAGTAACACTCCTCTTTTGGATTCATTTGGGACAGATCTTGTTCAGCTTGCCCGAGAGGGGTCTGTTGGTCCGTTGTTTGAGCGTTCGGGAATTTTGTCTCAACTGGAGAGAATTCTCTTGCGAAAGGAAAAGAACAGTCCAGTGTTGGTTGGTGAAAGTGGTGTGGGGAAAACCTGCCTTGTGGAAAGCTTGGCAGCTAAGATTGCTCGAGAAGAAGTCCCAACTCAATTAATGGATAAAAAAATTGTTCGGTTTGAGCTCCCCCGGTTCTTGGGCGCGCTGTCACCTCGAAAGGGTTTGGAAACCGGATTTTCCTCACTTTTAGCTGAGGTTGAGGAAGTTGGTGATGTTATTTTGTTTATTGATGATTTGCACTATCTGATGGGTAAAAGCTCCATTGTTGAAATATCATCTTCCTTGGTGAATGTTCTCAAAGATGCCTTAACACTAGGAAAAGTTCAAATTATTGGTGCTACCACAACCGAGTCTTATAATAAGCACTTGGAGTTTGATGAAGCTTTAATTCGGAGGTTGGAGTACGTTCTTGTTAAAGAACCCTCCCCAGAAGAAACTTTACAAATACTAAATACAGTCTATTCCCAATTGGAAAATTATCATGGTGTTGCCTACAATGAGGGTGTTATAGAAGAAACCATAAATCTCACCAACCGGTACATGCCTAATCAATATTTTCCAGATAAAGCTGTAGAGGTCTTGGATGATTTAGGAGCGGAGGTTCGAGTTCGAGAATCTATGCAAGGAGAATATAGGAAGGCCCGTTCTGGGTTGCGGGAAGTTACTTCCGATTTAGAAGAAGCCATGGAGAAACAGAAGTGGGACCATGCTTTGGATCTAAGGGAACGAAAGAATATTTTGAGAGAGAAGCTTGACGATTTCAATTCTTTACAGGAACGCGTTTCGGTTGAAAAGGGAATGGTTGCGTCTGTAATTTCTAAGAAAACTGGGATCCCATTAATGGATTTAAGGTTAAATGAGGAGAAGCGACTTGAAAATATGGAAGATATTTTGAAGTCTCAAGTGATAGGGCAAGATCACGCTGTCCATTCTTTGGCTAAAGCATTGCGGCGTAGTAGGGTTGGTCTTACTGATCCCCGTCGACCAATTGGGTCTTTCTTATTTTTAGGACCCACAGGGGTTGGTAAGACAGAATTGGCTAGGGCTTTAGCAGAATTTCTTTTTGGCAGTTCCCATAGGTTAGTCCGTTTTGATATGAGTGAATTTAGGGAACGCCACACTACCTCTAGACTAATAGGAGCACCTCCTGGCTATGTTGGTTTTGGTCAAGGTGGGGAGCTTACAGAACGGGTAAGGCAAGAACCCTACAATATAGTATTGTTTGATGAAATGGAAAAAGCTCATCCTGAAGTTTTAAATTTGCTTTTACAAATAATGGAAGAAGGCGAACTGCGCGATGGCCAGGGACGCGTGACTGACTTTAGTAATACTATTGTTATTTTAACTTCAAATGTTGGTGCCGAGCTGATAAATAAGGGAGAGTTGGGTTTTGTTGCTGACCAAAGGGAAGTAACTGAGTACGAGAACACGAAGGAACGCTTATTGGAAAACTTAAAGAAGCAAGTTCGACCCGAGTTCCTGAACCGGTTTAGTGATATCTTGGTATTTCGGTCTCTTAGTGAGGGTGACCTGATAAAAATTGTTGATTTACGTATAGACGAGCTTAGGGAAAGAATGAATTCTCGAGGTTTAGAATTAAAGATAACTGGAGCTGCTAAGAAGCTGTTGACTAAATTGGGTTACAGTAAGGAATACGGAGCACGCCCGCTGCAACGTGTAATTGAGAACCAAATTGAAGCTCCAGTTTCGGAGAAGATTGTTAGCGGCGAAATTACCCAGGGTGACTTAGTTAAGGTTCGAGCTAGAAAGGGGGCGATAGATATATGTCTCGAATAA
- a CDS encoding ribosome-recycling factor has protein sequence MSRIISNLESNLESIFDKVREDVAKLRTGLVNAELVEDIPVEVYDSEMSIKEIGTIRKVGPSELYIEPWDKNNLKELEKALYQADIGASPVADQSGVRLKFPSLTAERRDSLLRDLNERIEQAKQQIRAARQKARKEAEKLEPTQGKDFVYRMKEDIEDTISKFKDKLQELKDAKEKEIKK, from the coding sequence ATGTCTCGAATAATTTCCAATCTGGAAAGTAACCTGGAGAGTATTTTTGATAAGGTAAGAGAGGATGTCGCAAAGTTAAGAACAGGTTTAGTAAATGCTGAGTTGGTGGAAGATATTCCGGTAGAAGTTTATGATTCAGAGATGTCTATTAAGGAGATTGGTACTATTCGGAAAGTAGGTCCTTCAGAATTGTATATTGAGCCTTGGGACAAAAACAACTTGAAAGAATTAGAGAAAGCGCTCTACCAGGCTGACATTGGTGCGTCTCCTGTAGCTGATCAATCTGGAGTTAGGTTAAAATTTCCCTCTTTGACAGCTGAAAGGCGAGATTCCTTGTTGCGAGATCTCAACGAGAGAATTGAACAGGCAAAGCAGCAAATACGTGCAGCACGTCAAAAAGCAAGGAAAGAGGCTGAGAAGTTGGAACCTACCCAAGGTAAAGATTTTGTTTATCGAATGAAAGAGGATATTGAGGATACAATTAGCAAGTTTAAAGACAAATTACAAGAGTTGAAGGACGCAAAAGAGAAGGAGATAAAAAAATAA
- the obgE gene encoding GTPase ObgE: MIDHAEIVVEGGNGGPGIVSFRREKFRPRGGPDGGRGGKGGDVYFVADENLTTLADLTRERYFQAPSGERGKSGGKRGKSGKDLTLKVPVGTEVWQKTEDDDLRLLADLCDHGEQVLVAKGGRGGRGNRALRTTDNPLPREAEEGQPGERKRIVLELKLIADVGIVGFPNAGKSTLLRALTHADPKIASYPFTTLEPNLGVFRKNSKAIVLADIPGLIEGASEGRGLGDEFLRHIERTRIILHVIDPTSAALELNKPCSVETTMKAYNLLREELGDYSKNLLESPELIVINKVDLPDVAGLKEGLEEKFASRDIPITFVSALTGEGLGTLGDILLEKVKTAPRPEKREEPLPVFGISDLKNKQIVFREGLPVVKWSGKSP; the protein is encoded by the coding sequence ATGATTGATCATGCAGAAATAGTAGTAGAGGGCGGAAACGGTGGTCCTGGTATTGTTTCTTTTCGCCGCGAGAAATTTAGGCCACGCGGCGGTCCAGACGGTGGTAGGGGGGGCAAAGGAGGAGACGTGTATTTCGTTGCAGATGAAAATCTTACTACCTTAGCAGATCTTACTCGCGAGAGATATTTTCAAGCACCATCGGGAGAGCGTGGGAAGTCTGGTGGAAAGCGCGGCAAATCAGGAAAAGATTTAACTCTTAAAGTCCCAGTTGGAACTGAAGTTTGGCAGAAGACAGAAGATGATGATCTGCGGTTATTGGCGGATCTCTGCGACCACGGTGAACAAGTTCTGGTTGCTAAAGGAGGGCGTGGGGGGCGGGGTAATCGTGCGCTTAGAACTACGGATAACCCCTTGCCACGTGAAGCAGAGGAAGGCCAACCGGGCGAGAGAAAAAGAATAGTTTTGGAATTAAAGCTAATAGCAGATGTGGGTATTGTAGGTTTTCCAAATGCAGGTAAGTCTACACTTCTAAGAGCTCTGACTCATGCAGATCCCAAGATAGCTTCTTACCCCTTTACTACCCTTGAACCTAATCTTGGAGTTTTTAGAAAGAACTCTAAGGCTATTGTTCTTGCTGACATACCCGGGTTAATAGAGGGTGCGTCCGAGGGTAGGGGATTAGGTGATGAGTTTCTTAGGCATATTGAGCGAACAAGAATAATTTTGCATGTCATAGATCCCACTTCTGCGGCGTTGGAGTTAAACAAGCCATGTTCGGTAGAGACTACTATGAAGGCTTACAATCTTCTCAGAGAGGAGCTTGGGGACTATTCTAAGAATCTTTTAGAAAGCCCGGAGCTAATAGTTATAAATAAGGTAGACTTGCCAGATGTGGCAGGTCTAAAGGAAGGTTTAGAGGAGAAATTCGCAAGTCGCGATATCCCCATAACTTTTGTTTCAGCACTTACTGGTGAGGGGCTGGGGACTTTGGGAGATATATTACTGGAAAAGGTAAAAACTGCTCCTAGACCAGAAAAAAGGGAAGAACCCTTACCTGTGTTTGGTATTTCAGATCTTAAAAATAAGCAAATTGTTTTTAGGGAAGGCTTGCCTGTGGTAAAATGGTCGGGAAAGAGCCCGTAA
- the rho gene encoding transcription termination factor Rho yields MAKNSNNNNNRNNYRDFGGENTFPVKGVLEIRGDFGVLHQTKPPEDKDLPRDVYVSDSQIRRFGLRTGDEVAGVGRPPKEGERYLSLLRVDKVESEDPEKASERPKFEDLTPVFPDEWLKLETDPDILTTRIVDLFSPVGRGQRGLIVSPPYAGKTWLLKDIANGIEENYADDVGLMVVLIGERPEEVTDMRRSVDGEVHASNFDEHPKDHTKTAEFALEIAKRRAEAGEDVIILLDSITRLARAYNLVLPPSGRTLSGGFDPQALYPPKHFFGAARNFEDAGSLTILATALVQTGSRMDELIYEEFKGTGNMELHLDRELAERRIFPAIDIKKSQTRHEELLLPEDALENVYRLRRMVDTLSEGEATQIVLNRLKKTENNEEFLETLHERM; encoded by the coding sequence ATGGCTAAGAATTCTAACAATAATAACAACAGAAATAATTATCGGGATTTTGGCGGGGAAAACACCTTCCCAGTTAAAGGTGTTCTGGAAATTCGCGGGGATTTTGGTGTTTTGCACCAGACAAAACCGCCCGAGGATAAAGATTTGCCTCGAGATGTTTATGTTTCTGATTCGCAAATAAGGCGGTTTGGGTTAAGGACTGGGGACGAAGTTGCGGGCGTAGGGAGACCTCCAAAAGAAGGGGAACGGTATTTATCTCTCTTGCGGGTGGATAAGGTTGAGTCGGAAGATCCAGAGAAAGCTTCGGAACGACCAAAATTTGAAGATCTAACCCCAGTTTTTCCCGATGAGTGGCTTAAGTTAGAGACAGATCCTGATATTTTAACTACTCGTATTGTGGATTTGTTTTCTCCGGTGGGACGTGGGCAGCGTGGTTTAATTGTTTCCCCGCCTTATGCAGGGAAGACTTGGCTTTTGAAAGACATTGCAAATGGAATAGAAGAGAATTATGCGGATGATGTAGGTTTGATGGTGGTATTAATTGGAGAACGTCCGGAGGAGGTAACTGATATGAGAAGGAGTGTTGATGGGGAAGTGCACGCATCCAATTTTGATGAACACCCGAAGGATCATACTAAGACTGCAGAATTTGCCTTAGAAATAGCGAAAAGGCGAGCTGAGGCAGGCGAAGATGTAATTATTTTACTTGATAGTATAACCAGGTTAGCCCGTGCTTATAATCTTGTTTTACCCCCCTCAGGTAGAACCCTTTCTGGCGGTTTTGATCCGCAAGCTTTGTACCCACCTAAGCATTTTTTTGGGGCAGCAAGAAATTTTGAGGATGCTGGTTCTTTAACTATCTTGGCTACAGCTCTAGTTCAAACTGGTTCTAGAATGGATGAACTGATTTACGAGGAATTTAAGGGTACGGGAAACATGGAGCTTCACTTAGACCGCGAGCTAGCTGAGCGAAGAATATTTCCTGCTATTGATATAAAGAAGTCTCAGACGCGGCACGAGGAGCTTTTATTGCCTGAGGATGCGTTGGAAAACGTGTATAGGCTGCGACGGATGGTGGATACTCTTTCTGAAGGTGAGGCTACCCAAATTGTTCTAAATCGCCTTAAGAAAACTGAGAACAATGAAGAGTTTTTGGAGACTCTCCACGAGAGAATGTAA
- the radA gene encoding DNA repair protein RadA — MSKTKTVFVCQSCGAKFPKWQGQCSQCGNWDTLAEEVISPGKNNSDNISSVPASKICSIDDIQSDFSRSKTGIFEFDRVYGGGIVPGSITLLAGEPGIGKSTLLLQLAHSVAAREEEVLFICGEESPVQINSRAKRLGIVGSPLKLLPETNVDAIVSHLSKHNFSLVIVDSVQTLTTEDLSGGAGSLGQVRESSERLRRLAKRSNTPIILVGHVTKAGGVAGPKVLEHLVDGVFTLEGDKFHTFRILRASKNRFGSSFEVGVFEMGESGLEEVENPSVLFLSQRNKDSPGSVVTATLEGTRPVLVEIQALAAPTKFKYPRRSASGFSNKRLELLCAVLERRVGLSLQNQDVYVNVAAGMRVSEPAADLGVVLALSSAVSESVISPEICAFGEVGLSGELRNVAQKGRREKEGKRLGFSEIIAPPEVSSVKEALSKSGISL; from the coding sequence ATGTCAAAGACTAAGACAGTTTTTGTTTGCCAATCTTGCGGTGCCAAGTTTCCCAAGTGGCAGGGACAATGTAGTCAATGCGGAAATTGGGATACTTTAGCTGAAGAGGTTATTTCCCCAGGGAAAAATAATTCTGACAATATTTCTTCAGTACCTGCTAGTAAGATTTGCAGTATAGATGATATTCAAAGTGATTTTTCGCGCAGCAAAACAGGTATTTTTGAGTTTGACCGTGTGTACGGTGGTGGAATAGTTCCCGGATCAATTACTTTACTGGCAGGGGAGCCGGGGATTGGGAAGAGCACATTACTTTTGCAGTTGGCGCATTCCGTAGCTGCTAGGGAAGAAGAAGTTCTTTTTATTTGTGGTGAGGAGTCACCTGTGCAGATCAATTCCCGGGCAAAACGGCTTGGAATTGTTGGTTCTCCTCTAAAGTTGCTTCCGGAAACCAATGTTGATGCAATTGTGAGCCACCTTTCAAAGCATAACTTTAGCCTGGTTATTGTAGACTCTGTGCAGACCCTTACTACTGAGGATCTTTCTGGTGGTGCCGGTAGTTTAGGGCAGGTTAGGGAAAGTTCCGAAAGATTAAGACGGCTAGCAAAAAGAAGTAATACACCTATTATTTTGGTTGGTCATGTTACTAAAGCTGGTGGTGTAGCAGGACCAAAGGTTTTAGAACATTTAGTAGATGGTGTTTTTACCTTGGAGGGTGACAAGTTTCATACCTTCCGTATTCTTCGAGCTTCTAAGAATAGATTTGGTTCCAGTTTTGAGGTAGGTGTTTTTGAGATGGGGGAAAGTGGTTTGGAGGAAGTGGAGAATCCCTCTGTTCTTTTCCTTTCCCAGCGAAATAAAGACTCACCTGGTTCTGTTGTTACTGCTACATTAGAAGGGACTCGGCCAGTTTTGGTTGAGATACAAGCATTGGCAGCACCCACCAAATTTAAATACCCTCGCCGTTCTGCTTCTGGTTTCAGCAATAAGAGGTTGGAGCTTTTGTGTGCTGTGTTGGAAAGGCGAGTTGGGCTTAGCTTACAGAATCAGGATGTGTATGTTAATGTTGCAGCGGGGATGCGGGTTTCTGAACCTGCCGCGGATTTAGGAGTAGTTTTGGCTCTTTCTTCAGCAGTTTCCGAATCTGTTATTTCACCAGAAATTTGTGCTTTTGGGGAAGTGGGGCTTTCTGGTGAGCTACGCAATGTTGCCCAAAAGGGGCGACGTGAAAAAGAAGGTAAGCGTTTGGGTTTTAGTGAAATTATAGCACCGCCAGAGGTATCAAGTGTAAAGGAAGCACTTTCAAAAAGTGGTATATCTTTGTAA
- a CDS encoding TRAM domain-containing protein yields the protein MKLSSIILRTLLGVATATLGYVVTHKYPSQIVLFGIPQLFPTIIAFALGAFSVLILPIIALQISRWFHGLIGKIVMENLTRFWEEQLTRFRERELFTLSEEAEESDSECEEELGGIVLDTSVIIDGRVLDIVEAGFLPQRFIIPRFIVEELQDVADSEDDIRRKKGRRGLKVLEKLRKKKGELFEVWSGDIKGKDIDRKLISLAKRREALLLTIDFNLNKAARVTGVEVLNINELANALRIPFVPGETLTIKLIQPGKEEGQGVGYLEDGTMIVVEGGEEKIGDQVKAEVTRSLQTEAGQMIFATLSE from the coding sequence ATGAAATTATCATCTATAATACTTCGTACTCTCTTAGGAGTGGCAACTGCGACTTTGGGATATGTTGTAACGCATAAATACCCTTCTCAAATTGTTTTATTTGGAATTCCGCAACTTTTTCCCACTATTATTGCTTTTGCTCTAGGTGCCTTTAGTGTTCTTATTTTGCCAATTATTGCCTTACAAATTTCAAGATGGTTCCATGGACTAATTGGTAAAATAGTTATGGAAAACTTAACTAGGTTTTGGGAAGAGCAGTTAACTAGGTTTAGAGAGAGGGAACTCTTTACTCTTTCCGAAGAAGCGGAGGAATCTGATTCGGAATGTGAAGAAGAGTTAGGCGGTATAGTTTTAGATACTTCTGTCATTATTGATGGGCGTGTTTTGGATATTGTTGAAGCAGGCTTTTTGCCCCAACGATTTATTATTCCTCGATTTATTGTTGAAGAGCTGCAAGATGTTGCTGATTCAGAGGACGATATTCGGAGGAAAAAGGGTAGGCGAGGCTTAAAAGTTTTGGAAAAGTTGAGAAAGAAAAAAGGAGAGCTTTTTGAAGTATGGTCGGGTGATATTAAGGGAAAAGATATTGACCGCAAATTAATTTCTCTTGCAAAAAGGCGAGAAGCTCTTCTTTTAACTATTGATTTTAATTTAAACAAAGCAGCTAGAGTTACTGGTGTTGAGGTTTTAAATATTAACGAGCTAGCTAATGCGTTAAGAATTCCTTTTGTTCCGGGGGAAACTTTAACTATTAAACTTATTCAACCGGGAAAGGAAGAAGGACAAGGCGTTGGATACTTGGAAGACGGTACTATGATTGTGGTTGAGGGAGGCGAAGAAAAGATAGGGGATCAGGTGAAAGCGGAAGTTACTAGGAGTTTGCAGACAGAAGCGGGGCAAATGATATTTGCAACTCTCAGCGAGTAG